The Primulina huaijiensis isolate GDHJ02 chromosome 10, ASM1229523v2, whole genome shotgun sequence region GTGTCTAAAATGAATATTCCAATTTCAacatacaaaaaataatataggCCAAAATACTAGGCTAAAATGCCAACAACTTAAACACACCTGTTGAGTTCGATCACCGTGAATGGCAGTGGCAGGGAAGCCATTAATGCTAAGCAAATGTTCAAGTGCATCAGCTCCCTTTTTCGTTTCCACAAAAACCAGTGTAAGAGATTGCTGTAATTCAGACACACAAAACAAAGTTGTTACACTAAATGAGGATTCAAAGGAATAACTACTTTTATGAGAAGATACACTGTGGAAGAGATGCATGGTTAGGAAACAACTTGTGGGCATTAACTAAACATACAAATCAGGACATGTTTAATTCTATCACTATTTTCATAGCTCTTTCAATAGTAATGGTGAAAAATGTCATTTTGGAATGATTGGACACAATTAGTTGCAAACTTTTACCTTGCCATGAACACCAATTGCTAACTGTGCATGAAGGAGGTCCATCAAATGACTCCTTTTGTCAGTCTCAAGCACATATTCAACCCTTTGAACGATTAGATCAGTACTAGAACCAACTCTTCCAACTGCCAAAAACACGTAATTTGACAGAAAATCTGCTGCTAGCCTCTGTATGCCAATTAAAAGTTAGAAATAATTCACAAAACTATACACCGGTAGATAGGTACAAAGTGACTTGAAAATGTTAATTAATGAGAGAATATTCTGAAATCTTAAACTAATTGCAAATCGAGAAATTGGTAAGGTGTTTGCAGGGAGTGAAACAATTTCATAAGTCATAACTATTATGATATGGGCATCTCATGCAACGAGAGATCTATTTAAGCATTCTGCCTCCCACATGAAATTTACATTAACATTGAAGAACAGAGACAGTTCAGACAGAGCATATCTAGTGTAAGCGCAAACAATGAAAATTTGACATCAGAGAGtataataaaaacataaaaatcgaTGAACAGCATAAAAAGGCACTGCATCCTCTGGTTAAAATTTGATGTTAATACATAACAAATCGGGTTTCTCTGGTTTTGTTTAGTTAGCAGGCAACTGATAATAATCAGTAAGGTTAGAATTTCCTGACATACCATTCTTTCTGCATATTAAGGTAttacaaatttaaaacataaagaGATGCAATTATTTTACTAAGAAACAAAACATTTATACAGATAGAagaattctttaaatttttagttGCATAGCTGGAGAACTTAGATATCCCACAGTGTTTATTGTTTGTAAATGTCATGAATTTATTAAGAAAAATacacacaaaaataaaataggaaTAAGCAGCTCGGCTCATTTCCGCCCTCAGTAGGGCCAACAAGTAGTTAAGGTATTTGAAAGTCAGGAATACTTTAGGTTTTAACAGAGCAATTCAAACAAGAGTATTCATGAAGCCAGGACAAACCATTTTTGACCTTGTTACTTGTATGATGATGATATTATCAAAATGATATCGAAATTTAGGTATACACGATTCATTTGAGCGTGCACATCGTTGATAGAAAATTTTGACATCGGCTTTTTATCAAATGATAATTGCTGTGATAAGCAATCCCAAATTACAAAATCTTCTAGTTTGCAAAAAATTTCATCGATAAAATAATATGAacaaaagagaaaaacaaaaaacagaTTATATAATTCATGTATATACATATGTGTTTTGACAAAAGCGAAAAAAAATGCAAACAAAATATGCCCCATATATAAATAAGTGTCACGTTCATATATGTAACCATATAACAAAATGCAGACAAGATATTATTtcgtatatataaatatatatcattttagttTCACATACACACTAATATAAACTATTTGGTGGGGTAAAAGGATAAGGAGATTGAAAGATGAAACTTGGAAGTGTTTCTTAGTCCTCTCCTCTCCCTACATCACTACTTCATGACAACTGATGCTAATTACAATTAGGGCTAAGTGTTCTTGTTATAATATAAACAGTTGAAGTCAGCTTCCATTTACAAGGTAACAAAGAGTTTTATTTTCCAATTGATTCTTGGTTATTATGACTAGTTAACATCACGTAGCTTAAAGTAATGCTTAAAAAAACACCTGGATTTCTTTTGGAAAAGTGGCACTAAACAGCAACGTTTGTCTTATACCAGGAGGTGGCATGTCCATTTGCTGCACTATTTTCCTTATTTGAGGCTCAAAACCCATGTCCAGCATCCTATCTGCCTCATCCAGGGCTAAATACCTAATCATTTGCAATGAGACTCTTGCCCTTTCCAATAAATCCACCAAGCGTCCAGGAGTGGCGACAAGTATGTCCACACCTCTTTCAAGCTCTCGAAGCTGTCCATATATCATTCACAATATTAGAATGGGAAGATCCAACAGATTCATATCACTATTATTTCAGGGAAGAGAGTGTTAAACCATATGAAGCAGTCTCTCAGGCTCCAGAATTTACGCAAATGATAAAAGTTATCTATAAGATTCTTAAAACTAAAAGAAACATTTGCACTCAAAACACATAATTGGTAAGAAGGAGAATATATTGTGGAATTGTTAATCTGTGTTATCTATCCTTGTATTTGTTTCTGGAATAATTGTTTACCTTTATGATGAAAAAAATCATTAGAGCCAAAAAAGATCAAAGTGATAATAATAAACAAGCAGctcatgaaaataaaataatggtcggaacaactaaaaaaacattttagtAAGTAATAAGTTGTTTGTCCTTATATACACATACGTTCATAGTTAAATAGCATCATGAGCAATAGGTTAgtcataacaaaataaaaatcgaCAATGGGTATATATATGTGAATAATAGATTAACtaacaaataaaaatcatatcatcACCAAACAAGTAAAAAAAGAATAACAAATGTTGACTTAAAACCTACAATAAAAAACATAACTTTCATAAACAACTTGGAAGAAATAGTGAGTGAGAATGTTGAAAATTGtgtcatttataaaaatttaatggtaTCGATATAGTTTATTTCTGACCATCAATAGACAGGaacatacaataaataaaaacaacatgGGGCCTATTTTTGTTTAGGGCGCGTGTTCGTTTACCTCAAAAAAGGTGCTTTCAAATGAGATAAACAGCATACTTATCGTTCTCAaagaaccaacattaaacccaAACATGATAAATGCATGAAAAGAATGAAACAAAAAATCTGAAAGATGGGTCACGACCGTTAGTCTTGAATTTATTAACTTTCTAAGTAACTTATACTCCaaggttttaaaaataaaatccactTGTGATGGGACACTTAAATCCAAACAGATAATGAAACATAAACCCAGAAAATTTAGAGCTATGAAGAGTATTGATGAATAAATAACAATTGAATTGACAAGCGAGAAGGATCAAAACTAAACCTGTAGATTTATGGGTGCACCGCCATAAGCAACAACCACCCTCACACCagtttgatatgaaaattttttaGCTTCTTCATGAATCTGTACAGAGATAAACAGACTTGGATTTCCACTACACCATCCTTACAAGTAAATGTAAAATGAATAACATTAGACAAGGTAATACAAGCTCACTTGGACTGATAGCTCCCTGGTAGGAGCAAGAATGAGAGCGAGAGGAAATGACATGCGTGGCATGTGAGGTGGTCTTGGAGCAGATTGGCTGCTTTTCATGACTCCACTTATGATTGGGAAGCAAAAGGCAGCTGTCTTCCCAGATCCAGTCTGAGCACAAGCCATCAAATCCCGGCCAGCAGTTGAAATTGGTATGGCATACCGCTGCACAGGAGTGGGCTTCACATATTTGCACCTCTTAATATTTCGATTTAATGCTTCACCTAAATCAATCTCAGCAAATGTATTCACAGGAGGAGGAACATTTCGCCCACTGGTCTCCACTGGAATATCCTCATAAGCATCAAAATTGATCCCAGTATTCTCCTGTGCGCCACAAGCTTCTTCAGAATCAATGTCATCTGGAAAAGGATTGACCTCTCTTTCCTTCCCACGATCCCAACTACCACTTTTATTATTCCATCCGCAAGTGCGGGTGACTCCTGCGCTTCTATCATTCCTATAACCACCAGGATAACTTGCACCTATGGGTTGGCCACCATGTCCTTGTCGATCATTTCCAGACGCAACACCAGAATAGGAAAATGGAGCAGCTGGAGGGTCTGATGAAGGAGGTCTGTTTCTAAGATGC contains the following coding sequences:
- the LOC140986096 gene encoding DEAD-box ATP-dependent RNA helicase 37-like — encoded protein: MPTSWADSIDKVPAGDDMGAVSRVKSSYVPPHLRNRPPSSDPPAAPFSYSGVASGNDRQGHGGQPIGASYPGGYRNDRSAGVTRTCGWNNKSGSWDRGKEREVNPFPDDIDSEEACGAQENTGINFDAYEDIPVETSGRNVPPPVNTFAEIDLGEALNRNIKRCKYVKPTPVQRYAIPISTAGRDLMACAQTGSGKTAAFCFPIISGVMKSSQSAPRPPHMPRMSFPLALILAPTRELSVQIHEEAKKFSYQTGVRVVVAYGGAPINLQLRELERGVDILVATPGRLVDLLERARVSLQMIRYLALDEADRMLDMGFEPQIRKIVQQMDMPPPGIRQTLLFSATFPKEIQRLAADFLSNYVFLAVGRVGSSTDLIVQRVEYVLETDKRSHLMDLLHAQLAIGVHGKQSLTLVFVETKKGADALEHLLSINGFPATAIHGDRTQQEREYALRCFKSGKTPILVATDVAARGLDIPHVAHVVNFDLPNDIDDYVHRIGRTGRAGKTGLATAFFNENNASLAKSLADLMQEANQEVPAWLSRFAARSSYGKNRRGGGGSGGRFGGRDFRRDASFSRGGMDYYGGGQMNGGYGSSTSVGHGGGCAPSVTSAWD